Proteins from a genomic interval of Trifolium pratense cultivar HEN17-A07 linkage group LG6, ARS_RC_1.1, whole genome shotgun sequence:
- the LOC123891413 gene encoding zinc finger protein 2-like, protein MCNTDHDPNKGKEKVNEEPIVTFKTIGIQNNENKRKAIVLVESETNNLKSPTNADAGEESSNSSKEISPFLLFGFIIDPNKRIRHGYSCNFCSRKFINPQALGGHQNCHKLERRLKKRAEDINKNWINYLNGTQRMVSQNTIIPYHGGYGYPYNGYDNMIQLSASSNFHAGNLLEVINEADQGIMNPQITMPGGADGDNQEDKDNQEEEESKIDLTLKL, encoded by the coding sequence ATGTGCAACACTGATCATGACCCTAACAAGGGGAAAGAGAAAGTGAATGAAGAACCAATAGTCACTTTCAAGACTATAGGGATTCAGAACAATGAGAACAAGCGAAAGGCGATCGTTCTAGTtgaatctgaaacaaacaaTTTAAAAAGTCCTACAAATGCTGATGCTGGTGAAGAATCATCTAATTCATCAAAAGAAATTTCCCCATTTCTTCTTTTTGGATTCATTATTGATCCTAATAAGAGAATTAGACATGGTTACTCATGCAATTTTTGTAGCCGAAAATTCATTAATCCACAAGCATTAGGTGGTCATCAAAATTGCCACAAATTGGAGAGAAGACTCAAAAAAAGGGCTGAAGATATTAACAAAAAttggataaattacttaaaTGGTACTCAACGGATGGTAAGTCAGAACACCATCATTCCATACCATGGCGGGTATGGATATCCATATAATGGTTATGACAATATGATTCAGCTTTCAGCATCATCAAATTTTCATGCAGGAAATTTGCTTGAAGTTATCAATGAGGCTGACCAAGGCATTATGAACCCACAAATTACTATGCCTGGAGGTGCTGATGGTGATAATCAAGAAGACAAAGATAATCAAGAGGAGGAAGAATCGAAGATTGATTTGACCCTTAAGCTTTGA
- the LOC123891414 gene encoding DEAD-box ATP-dependent RNA helicase 10-like isoform X2: MKECFPAMIKVTNLESRSLSNCSSVLCLLVLLEGMKSFTDLGLSFQLVEACEKQLVWYNPMKIQTEVIPLALQGKDVFAISPPRSGKVGAFVLPILHALLETGPNLNTFFACVLSPTRPLVAQIAKYFRDLGSQFGVKGAVLVETPDMEYQSNQISQQPHIIVGTPEQVLNNLRHTQGFSLALGRLKYLVIDDAHLLLNNPSEQQLYDILEMIPSERRTFLFSSTSTEKVHPIQSVCLRNPVKIDLSSTYSILDTLQQKRCSLLGNHKDCYLAYTLAEMTGFTERKSIVFTETCGSTLILALILKNLGFRPIPIIIYMSQAKKLESLNAFKSGESNILLCSDVVSKGLDIPAIYMVINYGLPRDPNDYMYRVGTAHADVAISFVSKYEGGQFNMIERLIGNQLPMYPAPNEDVLLLERRVSEAKEFAQKETKEFGWKSGGYLTQEDVNKIQGFGQRFKWEYYRPIWNNFN; the protein is encoded by the exons ATGAAAGAGTGTTTCCCAGCTATGATAAA GGTTACAAATTTGGAGTCTCGCTCGCTCAGCAATTGCTCCTCTGTCCTCTGCCTCCTCGTATT GTTAGAAGGAATGAAGTCATTTACGGATTTGGGTTTATCTTTTCAATTGGTGGAAGCTTGTGAAAAACAACTGGTTTGGTATAATCCAATGAAGATTCAGACAGAAGTGATTCCCCTTGCGCTACAAG GAAAAGATGTGTTTGCAATTTCGCCACCGCGTTCCGGTAAGGTTGGGGCTTTTGTTCTTCCTATATTGCATGCCCTCTTAGAAACCGGACCGAACCTAAACACTTTCTTTGCTTGTGTGCTATCTCCTACAAG GCCACTTGTTGCTCAAATTGCTAAATACTTTAGGGATCTGGGATCTCAATTTGGTGTCAAGGGTGCTGTG CTTGTTGAAACGCCCGACATGGAATATCAATCTAACCAGATTTCTCAGCAACCTCATATTATT GTTGGGACCCCTGAACAAGTCTTAAACAACCTAAGACACACCCAAGGATTTTCTCTTGCTCTTGGTAGATTAAAATACCTG GTTATAGATGATGCACACTTGCTGTTGAATAATCCCTCCGAGCAACAACTATATGATATTTTAGAAATGATTCCTAGTGAGCGGAGAACATTTCTTTTTTCATCTACATCGACAGAGAAG GTGCATCCAATCCAAAGTGTGTGTTTAAGGAATCCTGTAAAG ATTGACTTATCTTCAACATATTCTATCTTGGACACACTGCAACAGAAACGCTGCTCATTGCTAGGAAATCATAAG GATTGCTACCTTGCATACACTCTCGCTGAAATGACTGGATTCACTGAAAGAAAATCAATTGTATTCACCGAGACATGTGGTTCCACGCTTATTCTGGCTTTGATTCTTAAGAATCTTGGTTTCAGACCCATcccgattattatttatatgagTCAG gCAAAGAAACTTGAATCCTTGAATGCGTTCAAGTCCGGGGAGTCCAATATTCTCCTTTGTAGTGACGTAGTTAGTAAGGGACTAGATATTCCAGCGATATATATGGTGATTAACTACGGCCTTCCTAGGGATCCAAAC GATTATATGTACCGCGTGGGGACTGCTCATGCTGATGTTGCCATTTCCTTTGTGAGCAAATATGAAGGGGGACAGTTCAATATGATAGAGAGACTTATAG gCAATCAGCTACCAATGTATCCTGCACCAAATGAGGATGTTTTGCTTTTGGAAAGGCGTGTTAGTGAGGCCAAAGAATTTGCACAAAAG GAAACGAAAGAATTCGGTTGGAAGAGCGGAGGATACTTAACACAGGAGGAT GTCAATAAGATACAAGGTTTCGGTCAAAGATTCAAGTGGGAATACTACAGACCAATTTGGAACAATTTTAATTAG
- the LOC123891414 gene encoding DEAD-box ATP-dependent RNA helicase 10-like isoform X3, protein MKSFTDLGLSFQLVEACEKQLVWYNPMKIQTEVIPLALQGKDVFAISPPRSGKVGAFVLPILHALLETGPNLNTFFACVLSPTRPLVAQIAKYFRDLGSQFGVKGAVLVETPDMEYQSNQISQQPHIIVGTPEQVLNNLRHTQGFSLALGRLKYLVIDDAHLLLNNPSEQQLYDILEMIPSERRTFLFSSTSTEKVHPIQSVCLRNPVKIDLSSTYSILDTLQQKRCSLLGNHKDCYLAYTLAEMTGFTERKSIVFTETCGSTLILALILKNLGFRPIPIIIYMSQAKKLESLNAFKSGESNILLCSDVVSKGLDIPAIYMVINYGLPRDPNDYMYRVGTAHADVAISFVSKYEGGQFNMIERLIGNQLPMYPAPNEDVLLLERRVSEAKEFAQKETKEFGWKSGGYLTQEDVNKIQGFGQRFKWEYYRPIWNNFN, encoded by the exons ATGAAGTCATTTACGGATTTGGGTTTATCTTTTCAATTGGTGGAAGCTTGTGAAAAACAACTGGTTTGGTATAATCCAATGAAGATTCAGACAGAAGTGATTCCCCTTGCGCTACAAG GAAAAGATGTGTTTGCAATTTCGCCACCGCGTTCCGGTAAGGTTGGGGCTTTTGTTCTTCCTATATTGCATGCCCTCTTAGAAACCGGACCGAACCTAAACACTTTCTTTGCTTGTGTGCTATCTCCTACAAG GCCACTTGTTGCTCAAATTGCTAAATACTTTAGGGATCTGGGATCTCAATTTGGTGTCAAGGGTGCTGTG CTTGTTGAAACGCCCGACATGGAATATCAATCTAACCAGATTTCTCAGCAACCTCATATTATT GTTGGGACCCCTGAACAAGTCTTAAACAACCTAAGACACACCCAAGGATTTTCTCTTGCTCTTGGTAGATTAAAATACCTG GTTATAGATGATGCACACTTGCTGTTGAATAATCCCTCCGAGCAACAACTATATGATATTTTAGAAATGATTCCTAGTGAGCGGAGAACATTTCTTTTTTCATCTACATCGACAGAGAAG GTGCATCCAATCCAAAGTGTGTGTTTAAGGAATCCTGTAAAG ATTGACTTATCTTCAACATATTCTATCTTGGACACACTGCAACAGAAACGCTGCTCATTGCTAGGAAATCATAAG GATTGCTACCTTGCATACACTCTCGCTGAAATGACTGGATTCACTGAAAGAAAATCAATTGTATTCACCGAGACATGTGGTTCCACGCTTATTCTGGCTTTGATTCTTAAGAATCTTGGTTTCAGACCCATcccgattattatttatatgagTCAG gCAAAGAAACTTGAATCCTTGAATGCGTTCAAGTCCGGGGAGTCCAATATTCTCCTTTGTAGTGACGTAGTTAGTAAGGGACTAGATATTCCAGCGATATATATGGTGATTAACTACGGCCTTCCTAGGGATCCAAAC GATTATATGTACCGCGTGGGGACTGCTCATGCTGATGTTGCCATTTCCTTTGTGAGCAAATATGAAGGGGGACAGTTCAATATGATAGAGAGACTTATAG gCAATCAGCTACCAATGTATCCTGCACCAAATGAGGATGTTTTGCTTTTGGAAAGGCGTGTTAGTGAGGCCAAAGAATTTGCACAAAAG GAAACGAAAGAATTCGGTTGGAAGAGCGGAGGATACTTAACACAGGAGGAT GTCAATAAGATACAAGGTTTCGGTCAAAGATTCAAGTGGGAATACTACAGACCAATTTGGAACAATTTTAATTAG
- the LOC123891416 gene encoding F-box/kelch-repeat protein At3g06240-like has protein sequence MLSFFIFYFLLFLAINKILYTKLPLFLKLQRTKKDIIRRSMDNLPQELVSNILSRLPSRELLKTKCVCKSWYNLITNPYFTTNYYSFHNKIHSHNLLVIQRPLISSLKTNISLLSPTLNDPKNHVSSSLINLPKEYISDHKYWSEIIGPCNGIYVLQGNPNVMMNPSLGQFKTLPESHLIDSSNGIYSLTDYASFGFDPKTNDYKVIVLKDVWLKETDERQKGYWTSELYSLNSNSWRKLDSKALPLPIEIRSSSSQVYTYVNHCCHWWSFVNHENSLGTKQDFVLSFDMVNEVFRKIKVPRICESSNETFATLVPFEESCTIGVIVRGNVKKHFDVWMMKDYWNEGSWIKQYSIDPIELVINHRFMGVIGSNNFLWKCSDDDDGLVLHEHESQKTRGIKVNDNGKYDDSFRAVVYKESLVSLQRGN, from the coding sequence AtgctttcttttttcattttttactttcttctatttttagCAATCAACAAAATTCTTTATACCAAACTACCATTGTTCTTGAAACTTCAAAGAACCAAAAAGGATATAATAAGAAGAAGCATGGATAATTTGCCACAAGAATTGGTATCAAACATCCTCTCAAGGTTACCATCAAGAGAGTTGTTGAAAACCAAATGTGTTTGCAAATCATGGTATAATCTTATAACTAATCCTTATTTTACAACCAATTACTATTCTTTCCACAACAAAATCCATAGCCATAATCTCTTAGTCATTCAAAGACCCTTAATTTCTAGCCTCAAAACTAACATTTCTCTTCTTTCTCCCACTTTAAACGATCCAAAAAATCATGTTTCATCTTCTCTTATAAATCTTCCTAAAGAATACATTTCTGACCATAAATATTGGTCAGAAATCATAGGACCATGCAATGGCATTTACGTACTTCAAGGAAATCCAAATGTTATGATGAATCCTTCTttaggacagttcaaaactttacCGGAATCTCATTTGATAGATTCTTCAAATGGTATTTATTCTCTCACTGATTATGCTAGTTTTGGTTTTGACCCTAAAACTAATGACTACAAAGTTATTGTCCTAAAAGATGTTTGGTTAAAGGAAACAGACGAAAGACAAAAAGGGTATTGGACAAGTGAGTTATATAGTCTTAATTCAAATTCTTGGAGAAAGCTTGATTCTAAAGCTCTTCCTCTTCCTATCGAAATACGCAGTTCGTCGTCTCAAGTTTATACTTATGTGAACCATTGTTGTCATTGGTGGAGCTTTGTTAATCATGAGAATTCTTTAGGTACAAAACAAGATTTTGTGTTGTCATTTGATATGGTCAATGaagtttttagaaaaattaaagtaCCAAGAATATGTGAGTCTTCAAATGAAACATTTGCAACATTAGTACCCTTTGAGGAATCTTGTACAATTGGTGTCATTGTAAGAGGAAATGTGAAGAAACATTTTGATGTTTGGATGATGAAAGATTATTGGAATGAAGGGTCTTGGATTAAGCAATATAGTATTGATCCTATAGAATTAGTGATTAATCATAGGTTTATGGGGGTAATTGGGAGTAATAATTTTCTTTGGAAAtgtagtgatgatgatgatggactGGTGTTGCATGAACATGAGTCACAAAAAACAAGGGGTATAAAAGTCAATGACAATGGAAAGTATGATGATTCATTCAGAGCTGTGGTATACAAGGAGAGCCTTGTTTCTCTTCAAAGGGGGAATTAA
- the LOC123891411 gene encoding zinc finger protein 1-like: MCNTNKRDANKGKEKVNEEPIVNFKTMEIQNNDNKRKAIVLVESDVDGGEKESTKSSKEMSPFLLFGFIIDPNNGIKHAYSCNFCSRKFISPQALGGHQNCHRQEKRLKKMIEDMNNDWINYLNGNQGLISQNTIIPYHGGYGYQYNEIINEVDQGIVSQQITMTEIYYGSTSNMGADCDDAEHEDKETEKEEEFKIDLTLKL, translated from the coding sequence ATGTGCAACACTAATAAACGTGATGCAAACAAGGGAAAGGAGAAAGTGAATGAAGAACCAATAGTCAATTTCAAGACTATGGAGATTCAAAACAATGACAACAAGAGAAAGGCGATCGTTCTAGTAGAATCTGATGTCGATGGTGGTGAAAAAGAATCGACAAAATCATCCAAAGAAATGTCTCCATTTCTTCTTTTTGGATTCATTATTGATCCTAATAATGGAATTAAACATGCATATTCGTGCAATTTTTGTAGCCGAAAGTTCATTAGTCCACAAGCATTAGGTGGCCATCAAAATTGTCATAGACAGGAGAAAAGACTCAAAAAAATGATTGAAGATATGAACAATGAttggataaattacttaaaTGGTAATCAAGGACTGATAAGTCAAAACACCATCATTCCATACCATGGGGGGTATGGATATCAATATAATGAAATTATCAATGAGGTTGACCAAGGCATTGTTAGTCAACAAATTACTATGACTGAGATTTACTATGGTTCAACTTCAAATATGGGTGCTGATTGTGATGATGCTGAACATGAAGACAAAGAGACCGAGAAGGAGGAAGAATTCAAGATTGATTTGACCCTTAAACTTTGA
- the LOC123891414 gene encoding DEAD-box ATP-dependent RNA helicase 10-like isoform X1, whose protein sequence is MKECFPAMIKLSIISLKYLSAILGYKFGVSLAQQLLLCPLPPRIVRLEGMKSFTDLGLSFQLVEACEKQLVWYNPMKIQTEVIPLALQGKDVFAISPPRSGKVGAFVLPILHALLETGPNLNTFFACVLSPTRPLVAQIAKYFRDLGSQFGVKGAVLVETPDMEYQSNQISQQPHIIVGTPEQVLNNLRHTQGFSLALGRLKYLVIDDAHLLLNNPSEQQLYDILEMIPSERRTFLFSSTSTEKVHPIQSVCLRNPVKIDLSSTYSILDTLQQKRCSLLGNHKDCYLAYTLAEMTGFTERKSIVFTETCGSTLILALILKNLGFRPIPIIIYMSQAKKLESLNAFKSGESNILLCSDVVSKGLDIPAIYMVINYGLPRDPNDYMYRVGTAHADVAISFVSKYEGGQFNMIERLIGNQLPMYPAPNEDVLLLERRVSEAKEFAQKETKEFGWKSGGYLTQEDVNKIQGFGQRFKWEYYRPIWNNFN, encoded by the exons ATGAAAGAGTGTTTCCCAGCTATGATAAAGTTAAGTATTATATCCCTCAAATACTTATCAGCAATACTT GGTTACAAATTTGGAGTCTCGCTCGCTCAGCAATTGCTCCTCTGTCCTCTGCCTCCTCGTATT GTTAGGTTAGAAGGAATGAAGTCATTTACGGATTTGGGTTTATCTTTTCAATTGGTGGAAGCTTGTGAAAAACAACTGGTTTGGTATAATCCAATGAAGATTCAGACAGAAGTGATTCCCCTTGCGCTACAAG GAAAAGATGTGTTTGCAATTTCGCCACCGCGTTCCGGTAAGGTTGGGGCTTTTGTTCTTCCTATATTGCATGCCCTCTTAGAAACCGGACCGAACCTAAACACTTTCTTTGCTTGTGTGCTATCTCCTACAAG GCCACTTGTTGCTCAAATTGCTAAATACTTTAGGGATCTGGGATCTCAATTTGGTGTCAAGGGTGCTGTG CTTGTTGAAACGCCCGACATGGAATATCAATCTAACCAGATTTCTCAGCAACCTCATATTATT GTTGGGACCCCTGAACAAGTCTTAAACAACCTAAGACACACCCAAGGATTTTCTCTTGCTCTTGGTAGATTAAAATACCTG GTTATAGATGATGCACACTTGCTGTTGAATAATCCCTCCGAGCAACAACTATATGATATTTTAGAAATGATTCCTAGTGAGCGGAGAACATTTCTTTTTTCATCTACATCGACAGAGAAG GTGCATCCAATCCAAAGTGTGTGTTTAAGGAATCCTGTAAAG ATTGACTTATCTTCAACATATTCTATCTTGGACACACTGCAACAGAAACGCTGCTCATTGCTAGGAAATCATAAG GATTGCTACCTTGCATACACTCTCGCTGAAATGACTGGATTCACTGAAAGAAAATCAATTGTATTCACCGAGACATGTGGTTCCACGCTTATTCTGGCTTTGATTCTTAAGAATCTTGGTTTCAGACCCATcccgattattatttatatgagTCAG gCAAAGAAACTTGAATCCTTGAATGCGTTCAAGTCCGGGGAGTCCAATATTCTCCTTTGTAGTGACGTAGTTAGTAAGGGACTAGATATTCCAGCGATATATATGGTGATTAACTACGGCCTTCCTAGGGATCCAAAC GATTATATGTACCGCGTGGGGACTGCTCATGCTGATGTTGCCATTTCCTTTGTGAGCAAATATGAAGGGGGACAGTTCAATATGATAGAGAGACTTATAG gCAATCAGCTACCAATGTATCCTGCACCAAATGAGGATGTTTTGCTTTTGGAAAGGCGTGTTAGTGAGGCCAAAGAATTTGCACAAAAG GAAACGAAAGAATTCGGTTGGAAGAGCGGAGGATACTTAACACAGGAGGAT GTCAATAAGATACAAGGTTTCGGTCAAAGATTCAAGTGGGAATACTACAGACCAATTTGGAACAATTTTAATTAG
- the LOC123891410 gene encoding uncharacterized protein LOC123891410, with product MADWAPIIIGLILFVIFSPGLLFQLPGKGRAVEFVNFQTSAISIFVHSLLFFGFMVIFLVAIKVHIGSG from the coding sequence ATGGCAGATTGGGCTCCTATAATTATAGGCTTGATCctctttgtaattttttctcCTGGATTATTGTTCCAGCTACCAGGCAAAGGCAGGGCAGTGGAATTTGTGAATTTCCAAACAAGTGCCATTTCCATTTTTGTtcattctcttctcttctttgGTTTTATGGTTATCTTTCTTGTTGCCATTAAAGTTCATATAGGTAGTGGTTAA
- the LOC123891412 gene encoding uncharacterized protein LOC123891412, translating to MIHQGEEDQPSKALYELCSMIIYTLKFPPYPYSSTSTASSSSSSSSSSSSLSTSKRQPWWMTTLRTSSQDSPAAFASLFLGICLAFMLFGSVTFLIGLLLLPWITLLVLVFYVAAFVSNLSLFGRFIVGSIGVAFAQGCSR from the exons ATGATACACCAAGGAGAAGAAGACCAGCCATCAAAGGCTTTATACGAGCTTTGTTCCATGATAATCTATACTCTCAAGTTCCCTCCATATCCATATTCTTCAACCTCTAcggcttcttcttcttcttcttcttcttcttcttcttcatctctgTCAACTTCTAAGAGACAGCCCTGGTGGATGACAACACTGCGGACATCATCACAGGATTCACCGGCAGCGTTCGCGTCGTTGTTTCTAGGCATATGTCTAGCTTTCATGCTTTTTGGATCTGTTACTTTCTTAATTGGGTTGCTTTTGTTGCCTTGGATTACTCTTTTGGTGTTGGTTTTCTATGTTGCTGCTTTTGTCTCCAACTTGTCCTTGTTCGGTCGTTTCATTGTTGGTTCAATTGGGGTTGCATTTGCACAAGGATGTTCAAG ATGA